A stretch of the Halomonas sp. CH40 genome encodes the following:
- a CDS encoding exopolysaccharide biosynthesis protein: protein MLEQVAPESEHISVSDVVDAIGFRGFGPLLLAAGLITLAPLIGDIPGVPTLMATIVLLIGGQLLAGRRRFWLPAWLLRRQLTRTTFMKGLQHARKPSRWVDRWLRVRWPWLTGKQGSRLTAVTALIIALAMPPMEFIPFSANGAGLALTLLGLGLVARDGRLVLAGILLTLATFVLVAVNVF from the coding sequence ATGCTGGAGCAGGTGGCGCCGGAGAGTGAGCATATCAGCGTATCGGATGTGGTGGATGCCATTGGTTTTCGCGGCTTTGGCCCCCTGCTGCTGGCGGCTGGGCTGATCACATTAGCTCCTCTGATTGGCGATATTCCCGGCGTACCGACCCTGATGGCCACCATCGTCCTATTAATCGGTGGGCAACTGCTGGCCGGACGCCGACGGTTCTGGCTACCCGCCTGGCTACTACGCCGGCAGTTGACACGCACCACCTTCATGAAAGGCTTACAACATGCCCGAAAGCCGTCACGCTGGGTGGATCGCTGGCTGCGCGTACGTTGGCCATGGCTGACCGGCAAGCAGGGCAGCCGCCTCACCGCTGTGACGGCGCTGATCATCGCCCTGGCGATGCCGCCCATGGAGTTTATTCCTTTTTCAGCCAACGGCGCCGGGCTGGCGTTGACGTTACTTGGGCTAGGGTTGGTCGCCCGCGATGGTCGTCTGGTATTGGCCGGTATCCTGCTGACACTGGCAACCTTTGTGCTGGTGGCAGTCAATGTCTTCTGA
- a CDS encoding YqhA family protein has product MANHDSEQQRSNPVPKTPEQQHPWERRIENLLWNSRFLVMLAVIPSLLGSIALFMVGTIDIFKVVAGTVEYYVLGSEEDIHDTLVPDIVVAVDIYLIAIVLLIFSLDIYRLFVSRIDKAEMSTLQHPFNVVSLDQLKDKIARVVILAVIIEFFRAVVDIRFATPLDAIYLALSVLALAGALYLMSLGHKDE; this is encoded by the coding sequence ATGGCGAATCATGACTCAGAGCAGCAAAGAAGCAATCCGGTGCCCAAGACCCCGGAACAGCAGCATCCCTGGGAGCGGCGGATTGAAAACCTGCTATGGAATTCACGTTTTCTGGTGATGTTGGCGGTGATACCCAGCCTTTTGGGGTCAATAGCGCTGTTTATGGTAGGGACGATTGATATTTTTAAGGTAGTGGCTGGAACGGTTGAGTACTATGTGTTGGGGAGTGAAGAGGACATTCACGATACGCTGGTACCAGACATTGTGGTGGCGGTGGACATTTATCTGATTGCGATTGTCCTGCTGATTTTTTCGTTAGACATCTATCGGCTGTTTGTCTCTCGCATTGACAAGGCGGAAATGAGCACTCTGCAGCACCCTTTCAACGTTGTGTCGCTGGATCAGCTGAAAGACAAGATTGCTCGCGTGGTGATCCTGGCGGTCATTATTGAATTTTTCCGCGCCGTGGTGGATATCCGTTTTGCCACACCTCTGGATGCCATTTATCTGGCGCTTTCGGTATTGGCGCTGGCAGGGGCACTGTACCTGATGAGCCTCGGCCATAAGGACGAGTAA
- a CDS encoding EAL domain-containing protein — MWPNFSFSRPLVWLALVALPACIWVPDAMLRMVAASFVGLGIFDAWCQVRRQNQKLLISQDAIGLASDAVVISDASNRVLAVNPAFTEITGFEGDEILGHKLETLAAPRHDKAFYQGFWNTLQTTGRWEGEMWNRRKHGDEYPEWLKVRAVTDKRGEITHYISLFTDISAQKAREQDLRRIGYEDPLTGLPNRRRLHDLLASRLRHLRAGESLDIALVDIDGLKTFNDGLGVEQGDRLLAMFGQRLASHVAGGVVGRLGGDEFMVIRTTTFDDHDKWIAGLRDHMSRPFEIKDQSLRLGLTIGSCRAPEDGKDSGVLFQRLESALYNAKRLGRNSSLRFRPALDKQDNPQLALVSDLRNALVSGDQLELHYQTQHHPASGELLGMEALLRWRHPRDGMISPADFIPLAERHGLMTELGNWVIEKACAQQAHWQNSAMPKVTVWINISALQLFHGDLESQLAGSLKRYGIKASQLGLELTESVLLDERAGDMGPRLQLLREQGFAIAIDDFGTGYSSLAYLKHLPVDKVKLDRAFIRELPDSKADAAIVEAVLAMAKGMGLAVIAEGVETDNQCRFLVEAGCHAVQGFYFARPLPVSDLEKRWIGNAGGSNAKMAELAPIRQAS, encoded by the coding sequence ATGTGGCCAAATTTTTCCTTTAGTCGTCCTTTGGTGTGGTTGGCGCTGGTGGCGTTGCCGGCCTGTATCTGGGTGCCGGATGCCATGCTGCGTATGGTGGCCGCCAGCTTCGTTGGCCTGGGGATCTTTGATGCCTGGTGTCAGGTGCGTAGGCAGAACCAGAAATTACTGATTTCCCAGGATGCCATTGGCCTGGCCAGTGATGCGGTGGTGATCAGTGACGCCAGTAATCGCGTGCTGGCGGTTAATCCGGCATTTACTGAGATCACCGGCTTTGAAGGAGATGAAATCCTCGGCCACAAGCTCGAAACGCTGGCTGCCCCACGCCACGATAAAGCCTTTTACCAGGGCTTCTGGAATACCCTGCAGACGACAGGGCGTTGGGAAGGGGAGATGTGGAACCGGCGCAAGCATGGTGACGAATATCCTGAATGGCTTAAGGTGCGCGCCGTGACCGACAAGCGCGGTGAGATTACCCACTATATCAGTCTGTTTACGGATATTTCTGCCCAGAAAGCCCGGGAGCAGGATTTGCGCCGGATTGGCTATGAAGACCCGCTGACAGGGCTGCCTAATCGTCGTCGCCTGCACGATTTGCTGGCCTCGCGGCTGCGCCACCTGCGCGCCGGTGAAAGCCTGGATATCGCCCTGGTGGATATTGATGGCCTGAAAACCTTTAACGATGGCCTGGGCGTCGAGCAGGGTGATCGCCTGCTGGCGATGTTTGGTCAGCGCCTGGCAAGCCATGTGGCAGGAGGTGTAGTTGGGCGCCTGGGCGGCGACGAATTTATGGTAATCCGCACCACCACCTTTGATGATCACGATAAATGGATTGCTGGTCTGCGTGACCATATGAGCCGTCCGTTTGAGATCAAGGATCAGTCATTGCGCCTGGGCCTGACCATTGGCAGTTGCCGGGCACCGGAAGATGGCAAGGATTCCGGTGTGCTGTTCCAGCGGTTGGAATCGGCGCTATACAACGCCAAACGCCTGGGGCGTAACAGTAGCCTGCGCTTTCGCCCGGCGCTGGACAAGCAGGATAACCCTCAGCTGGCATTGGTCAGTGATCTGCGTAACGCTCTCGTCTCTGGTGATCAGCTGGAATTGCACTACCAAACCCAGCACCACCCGGCGAGCGGCGAACTGCTGGGAATGGAAGCCTTACTGCGCTGGCGTCATCCGCGTGATGGGATGATTTCCCCGGCGGACTTTATTCCCTTGGCCGAACGCCACGGCCTGATGACGGAGCTGGGCAACTGGGTGATCGAAAAAGCCTGTGCCCAGCAGGCGCACTGGCAGAACAGTGCCATGCCAAAAGTCACCGTGTGGATCAATATTTCGGCCTTACAGTTATTTCACGGTGATCTGGAAAGCCAGTTGGCCGGTAGCCTCAAGCGTTATGGAATCAAGGCCTCCCAGCTGGGGCTGGAGCTGACGGAATCCGTGCTGCTCGATGAACGCGCGGGGGATATGGGGCCACGCCTGCAATTACTGCGCGAACAGGGGTTTGCCATCGCCATTGATGATTTTGGCACCGGCTATTCATCGCTGGCTTACCTTAAACATCTGCCCGTGGATAAGGTGAAGCTGGATCGCGCCTTTATCCGTGAACTGCCCGATAGTAAAGCTGATGCGGCCATCGTTGAGGCGGTGCTGGCCATGGCCAAAGGGATGGGGCTTGCGGTGATAGCAGAAGGGGTGGAAACCGACAATCAATGCCGATTTCTGGTGGAAGCAGGTTGCCATGCCGTACAGGGCTTTTATTTTGCTCGCCCACTGCCGGTGTCTGATCTGGAGAAACGTTGGATCGGTAATGCTGGCGGTTCTAACGCCAAGATGGCTGAGCTGGCACCCATTCGTCAAGCGTCCTAG
- a CDS encoding DUF2878 family protein: protein MSQASAPRWPKLVFNLVGFEAGWLLCVLGGSWVALATGLVLIGGHLRFIARPGEWRLLAGFAGLGLLLDGSLTLLGGFDFSGHTQLFGLLPLWLWMLWPLFATLLAHSLTWLWRLPWLAALAGAVSGPLSYYGGGVLAGVSLAPWLLPVQALIWGLLCYLLARNAQRLGLQTTQR, encoded by the coding sequence ATGAGCCAGGCATCTGCGCCCCGCTGGCCCAAGCTGGTCTTCAACCTGGTAGGGTTTGAGGCCGGCTGGCTGCTGTGTGTGCTGGGAGGCTCTTGGGTGGCGCTGGCCACTGGCCTTGTGCTGATTGGCGGGCATCTGCGGTTTATTGCCCGCCCTGGGGAATGGCGCCTGCTGGCAGGCTTTGCAGGGCTTGGGTTACTGCTGGATGGTAGCCTGACGCTGCTGGGCGGCTTTGATTTCAGCGGCCATACCCAGCTGTTCGGGTTACTGCCACTGTGGCTCTGGATGCTATGGCCACTGTTTGCCACCCTGCTGGCGCATTCACTTACCTGGCTATGGCGCCTGCCCTGGCTGGCTGCCTTGGCCGGCGCTGTCAGCGGGCCGCTTTCCTACTACGGCGGCGGTGTGCTTGCCGGGGTTAGCCTGGCACCCTGGCTACTCCCCGTGCAGGCGCTCATATGGGGCTTGCTGTGTTACCTGCTGGCACGTAATGCCCAGCGACTGGGGCTGCAAACCACTCAGCGCTAG
- a CDS encoding cyclopropane-fatty-acyl-phospholipid synthase: MTRLRSSRSATPNIVSSASLAAAPASTGAPAQSDLSQTPREGRLTRWLKPRLIKQLDAMLGGQITLIDGSQSYHLGQGGPLQVTVVVRHPRVWKRLAFGGTVGAAESYMDHDWDADDLVALIRLFAINLDQVNGEMENGSARFTRWLLNLAYRFQRNSVTGSKRNIAAHYDIGNDLFATFLDQAHWMYSSAVFPYPEASLEEASTYKLDIMLEKLDVQPHHHLLEIGTGWGGLAIHAAKSRGCKVTTTTISEEQYNHTAERIQQEGLEDQITLLKQDYRELTGTFDRVISVEMIEAVGHQYLDTYLAKIDSLLNAEGQAMLQAITIRDQRFESAKRDMDFIKRYIFPGGFLPSHHAMLSSVMRKTSLNMVALDEIGQHYARTLREWRHRFEASLETVRAQGYDERFIRMWRYYLCYCEGGFIERSIGTCHLVLAKPQAKPSPLTGAP, from the coding sequence ATGACCCGTTTGCGCTCGTCACGCTCCGCAACCCCCAATATTGTTTCGTCTGCGTCTCTGGCGGCGGCCCCCGCATCCACCGGCGCACCCGCCCAGAGCGATCTTTCCCAGACACCCCGTGAAGGCAGGCTGACCCGCTGGCTCAAACCGCGGCTGATCAAACAGCTGGATGCCATGCTGGGCGGCCAGATTACCCTGATTGATGGCAGCCAATCCTACCACCTTGGCCAGGGCGGCCCCTTGCAGGTGACCGTAGTGGTGCGCCATCCTCGCGTCTGGAAACGCCTGGCCTTTGGCGGCACCGTGGGGGCTGCAGAATCCTATATGGATCATGACTGGGATGCCGATGATCTGGTGGCGTTGATTCGCCTGTTCGCCATCAACCTGGATCAGGTTAACGGTGAAATGGAAAATGGCAGCGCGCGCTTTACCCGCTGGCTTTTGAACCTGGCCTACCGTTTCCAGCGCAACAGCGTTACCGGCTCCAAGCGCAATATTGCGGCGCACTATGATATCGGCAACGATCTGTTTGCGACTTTTCTTGACCAGGCCCACTGGATGTATTCCAGCGCCGTCTTCCCCTACCCGGAAGCCAGCCTGGAGGAAGCCTCCACCTACAAGCTGGATATCATGCTCGAAAAGCTGGATGTTCAGCCGCACCATCACCTGCTTGAGATTGGCACCGGCTGGGGTGGGCTAGCCATTCATGCGGCCAAGAGCCGGGGCTGCAAGGTCACCACCACGACCATTTCCGAAGAGCAGTACAACCACACCGCCGAGCGCATCCAGCAGGAAGGCCTTGAAGACCAGATCACCCTGCTCAAACAGGATTACCGCGAACTTACCGGCACCTTTGATCGGGTGATTTCCGTTGAGATGATTGAAGCCGTGGGCCATCAGTACCTGGATACCTACCTGGCCAAGATCGACAGCCTGCTCAACGCTGAAGGCCAGGCCATGCTGCAGGCAATTACCATCCGCGACCAGCGCTTTGAATCCGCCAAGCGGGATATGGACTTTATCAAGCGCTATATCTTCCCCGGCGGTTTTCTGCCGTCGCACCATGCCATGCTGTCCAGCGTGATGCGCAAGACGTCGCTCAACATGGTAGCCCTGGATGAAATTGGCCAGCACTACGCCCGCACTCTGCGCGAATGGCGCCACCGTTTCGAGGCCAGCCTGGAGACGGTACGCGCCCAGGGCTACGACGAGCGCTTTATCCGTATGTGGCGCTATTACCTGTGCTACTGCGAAGGCGGCTTTATTGAGCGTTCGATTGGCACCTGCCATCTGGTGCTGGCCAAGCCTCAGGCTAAACCGTCACCGCTGACCGGCGCGCCATGA
- a CDS encoding DUF1365 domain-containing protein: MTADSAPRSRIYRGTLRHRRFTPREHHFSYQVWMAWLDLDELPSLFDGVPGFSARRKALARFRREDYLAPIELPLKEAVRQELTRQLGEAPQGRICVLTQLRTLGTVFNPISMYYAFDEQDRLAAVLGEVTNMPWRERTCYACRVDPERHSHGAIFAKDMHVSPFNPMDMTYRWRFNTPGDKLLMHMENWHNQPASHAPARQFDATLMLEAAPATRRVLLSTLARQPWISLKTVAGIHFEALRLWLKRVPIFDHPQRKETP; the protein is encoded by the coding sequence ATGACAGCAGACAGCGCGCCACGCTCGCGTATCTATCGCGGCACCCTGCGCCATCGCCGCTTTACCCCGCGTGAGCACCATTTCAGCTATCAGGTATGGATGGCCTGGCTGGACCTGGATGAGCTGCCGAGCCTGTTCGACGGTGTGCCCGGCTTCAGTGCCCGCCGCAAGGCACTGGCGCGTTTCCGGCGTGAAGATTACCTCGCCCCGATCGAACTGCCCCTCAAGGAGGCCGTTCGCCAGGAACTGACCCGCCAGCTGGGCGAAGCGCCTCAAGGGCGTATCTGTGTCCTCACCCAGCTGCGCACCCTGGGTACCGTCTTCAACCCGATTTCGATGTACTACGCCTTTGATGAACAGGATCGTCTGGCCGCCGTGCTAGGTGAAGTCACCAATATGCCGTGGCGGGAACGCACCTGCTACGCCTGCCGGGTTGACCCCGAACGCCACAGCCATGGCGCCATCTTTGCCAAGGATATGCACGTTTCGCCGTTCAACCCCATGGATATGACCTATCGCTGGCGATTCAATACACCTGGCGACAAGCTATTGATGCATATGGAAAACTGGCACAACCAACCGGCCAGCCACGCACCTGCCCGCCAGTTTGATGCCACCCTGATGCTGGAAGCGGCACCGGCCACCCGCCGGGTGCTGCTTTCAACCCTGGCCCGCCAGCCGTGGATAAGCCTGAAAACCGTGGCCGGCATTCATTTTGAAGCGCTGCGCCTCTGGCTGAAACGCGTACCCATTTTTGACCATCCGCAACGCAAGGAGACGCCATAA
- a CDS encoding FAD-dependent oxidoreductase — MNQPSTSQASPLQASQRIAVVGSGVSGMAAAWYLSAQHEVTLFESAERLGGHTATIDVEVPGKNGPEHYAIDTGFIVFNDWTYPHFQRLLETLGVAAQPTEMSFSVHETDQDFEYNGHTLTSLFAQRRNLLRPSFYRLLGDIMRFNREATKDLDSERLPNGMTLGEYLDHKGYGEAFQRRYLLPMGAAIWSASISDLRAFPLTFFVRFFRNHGLLSVNHRPQWYTLIGGSRQYIPALTAPYASRIRLNTPVKAITRDSAGVTLTTADGNERFDQVVLACHSDQALAMLSDPTEAEREVLGAMPYQDNEVVLHTDTRLLPRRRRAWASWNYRLDQRDAEERVSVTYDMNILQRLDSDTTFCVTLNDSDSIAPDKVLGRFTYAHPQFTLDGYAAQQRHAEISGVGRTHFCGAYWRNGFHEDGVWSALRVARALGCDEAAQPPKTPDALPAHDLMPQQGIGEGVG, encoded by the coding sequence ATGAATCAGCCTTCCACTTCACAGGCTAGCCCGCTTCAGGCCTCCCAGCGTATTGCCGTGGTGGGCAGCGGCGTCAGCGGCATGGCGGCGGCGTGGTACCTTTCTGCCCAGCATGAGGTCACCCTGTTCGAATCCGCAGAACGCCTAGGTGGGCACACCGCCACCATTGATGTGGAAGTGCCCGGTAAAAACGGCCCGGAACACTACGCCATCGACACCGGTTTTATCGTCTTCAATGACTGGACCTATCCGCACTTCCAGCGCCTGCTGGAGACTCTGGGAGTCGCCGCCCAGCCCACCGAGATGAGCTTTTCGGTGCATGAAACCGACCAGGATTTTGAATACAACGGCCACACCCTGACCTCGTTATTTGCCCAGCGGCGTAACCTGCTACGCCCGTCCTTTTACCGCCTGCTTGGCGATATCATGCGCTTCAACCGCGAGGCCACCAAGGACCTTGACAGTGAGCGCCTGCCCAACGGCATGACGCTAGGTGAATACCTTGATCACAAGGGCTACGGTGAGGCCTTCCAGCGCCGCTATCTACTGCCCATGGGGGCAGCCATCTGGTCGGCCAGTATTAGTGACCTACGCGCCTTCCCGCTGACCTTTTTCGTGCGTTTCTTCCGTAATCACGGCCTGCTGTCAGTCAACCATAGGCCCCAGTGGTACACCCTGATCGGCGGTTCCCGGCAATATATTCCTGCCCTGACCGCGCCCTACGCCTCGCGCATTCGGCTGAACACCCCGGTCAAGGCGATTACCCGCGATAGCGCCGGCGTCACGCTGACCACTGCTGACGGCAATGAGCGTTTTGACCAGGTGGTGCTGGCCTGCCATAGCGACCAGGCACTGGCCATGCTCAGCGACCCAACCGAGGCCGAACGTGAAGTTCTCGGCGCCATGCCCTACCAGGATAACGAGGTGGTACTGCACACCGACACCCGCCTGCTACCGCGCCGCCGCCGCGCCTGGGCCAGTTGGAACTACCGCCTTGACCAGCGCGATGCCGAAGAGCGCGTATCGGTGACTTATGATATGAATATCCTTCAGCGCCTGGATTCTGATACCACCTTCTGCGTCACCCTGAACGACAGCGACAGCATTGCCCCGGACAAGGTGCTGGGCCGCTTCACCTACGCCCACCCCCAGTTCACCCTGGACGGCTACGCCGCCCAGCAGCGCCATGCTGAGATATCCGGCGTGGGCCGCACCCATTTCTGCGGCGCCTACTGGCGTAACGGCTTTCATGAAGACGGCGTCTGGAGTGCCCTGCGAGTTGCCCGGGCACTGGGCTGTGATGAGGCCGCCCAGCCCCCAAAAACGCCGGATGCCCTGCCCGCCCATGACCTGATGCCCCAGCAAGGTATTGGCGAGGGGGTAGGATGA
- a CDS encoding SDR family NAD(P)-dependent oxidoreductase: MSRWSTPQRVWLTGATSGIGEAVANQLLDEGHQVVLSARNADKLAALCGERPNAIALPLDISDQQAVLDAAWQIETRLGALDIALLNAGTCEYLDAQNFDMALIKRVFDANLYGTLYCVEAALPLLRAARKEGGHPLLAATSSASAYVPLPRAEAYGGSKAAISYFLESLRLGLDQEGIRVSLIHPGFVKTPLTDLNDFPMPMRISAEQAADALLNGLAKGRLDIHFPRRFTYIVKLLGILPPRLRHAIGLRMTRSQGEPQ; encoded by the coding sequence ATGAGCCGATGGTCAACCCCTCAGCGTGTCTGGCTGACCGGTGCGACATCCGGGATTGGTGAAGCCGTTGCCAACCAACTGCTTGATGAGGGTCATCAGGTGGTACTTAGCGCACGCAACGCTGACAAGCTCGCGGCACTTTGCGGTGAGCGCCCGAATGCCATTGCTCTTCCGCTGGATATCAGCGACCAACAGGCGGTGCTTGACGCCGCCTGGCAGATTGAAACCCGCCTGGGCGCTCTGGATATCGCCCTGCTCAACGCGGGCACCTGCGAATATCTGGATGCCCAGAATTTTGATATGGCCCTGATCAAACGGGTCTTCGATGCCAACCTCTACGGCACCCTGTATTGCGTGGAAGCCGCCTTGCCGCTGCTACGCGCTGCGCGCAAGGAAGGCGGCCATCCGCTGCTGGCAGCCACTTCCAGCGCCTCGGCCTATGTGCCCTTACCCCGCGCCGAGGCCTATGGCGGCTCCAAGGCCGCTATCAGCTACTTTCTGGAGTCCCTGCGCCTGGGGCTGGATCAGGAGGGCATTCGGGTCAGCCTAATTCATCCTGGTTTTGTCAAAACCCCCTTGACCGATCTCAATGATTTCCCCATGCCGATGCGTATTTCTGCCGAACAGGCGGCCGATGCGCTGCTCAATGGTCTGGCCAAAGGTCGGCTCGATATTCACTTTCCACGTCGTTTTACCTATATCGTCAAACTGCTGGGCATTCTGCCCCCGCGTTTACGCCACGCCATTGGTTTGCGCATGACCCGCTCGCAAGGAGAGCCGCAATGA
- a CDS encoding nuclear transport factor 2 family protein, producing the protein MSQDTALDAFCAFFNKLDNTCTEKLYEVYTEDIVFSDPLHTVEGRAALEEYFAGMYANVSECRFRYHHRQRHGETAFVTWTMSFAHPRLAGGKVISVDGCSHLTFADDGRVSRHRDYFDAGAMLYEHVPVLGGLIRLLKRRAG; encoded by the coding sequence ATGTCACAGGACACGGCGCTTGATGCGTTCTGCGCCTTCTTTAACAAACTAGACAACACCTGTACAGAAAAGCTATACGAGGTATATACTGAGGACATTGTATTCAGCGACCCTTTACATACCGTTGAGGGACGGGCGGCACTGGAAGAATATTTTGCGGGTATGTACGCCAATGTCAGTGAATGCCGGTTTCGTTATCACCATCGTCAGCGTCACGGGGAAACCGCTTTTGTTACCTGGACAATGAGCTTTGCTCACCCCAGGTTGGCCGGGGGTAAAGTGATCAGCGTTGATGGCTGCTCACACCTGACCTTTGCAGATGACGGCCGGGTTTCCCGCCATCGTGACTACTTCGATGCCGGCGCCATGCTGTATGAACATGTCCCCGTACTGGGTGGGCTGATACGTTTATTGAAACGCCGCGCGGGCTGA
- the phrB gene encoding deoxyribodipyrimidine photo-lyase translates to MALQLVWFRTDLRIHDNSALAAAAKKGPVVAVFLHNIAQWQAHGHGANKLDFLARGVDALKDALAGLNIPLLQCDSGTFEQAPRQLAELAQRLGAEGLHFNHEYPLNEQRRDQAVIEHCQSAGLSVHGYHDAIAFAPGTLLTGKGDYYGVFTPFSKAWHKNIQPEQLALRNTPEPQAPLDIPSDATPALPAMDTQPVGGRQWPAGEQAAADKLERFLRFRGRYYQSQRDFPHVRGTSELSAYLALGMISWRQCMQAVLSENGSLADGDAGLVAWVSELIWREFYQHVAVGFSQVCQHQPFQAHTRHLAWRDDDDAFAAWCEGRTGYPIVDAAMRQLVATGWMHNRLRMITAMFLSKHLLIDWRRGEAFFLQHLVDGEFCANNGGWQWAASTGTDAAPYFRIFNPTTQSSRFDPEGNFIAHWLPELEQLPAKARHSPPRDLLTQLDYPAPIVDHKMARQRALDAFKALKD, encoded by the coding sequence ATGGCGCTGCAGTTGGTTTGGTTTCGTACCGATTTACGTATCCACGACAACAGCGCGCTAGCCGCTGCGGCTAAAAAAGGCCCTGTGGTGGCAGTCTTCCTCCACAATATCGCGCAATGGCAAGCCCATGGTCATGGCGCTAACAAGCTGGACTTCTTAGCGCGCGGCGTTGATGCCTTGAAAGATGCTTTGGCAGGGCTGAATATCCCGCTGCTTCAGTGTGATAGTGGCACCTTCGAACAGGCCCCCCGGCAGTTGGCAGAGCTTGCACAACGGCTGGGCGCTGAAGGCCTGCATTTCAATCATGAATATCCGCTTAACGAGCAGCGCCGCGACCAGGCGGTTATCGAGCATTGCCAATCGGCCGGGCTGAGCGTTCACGGCTACCACGATGCCATCGCCTTTGCCCCCGGCACCCTGTTGACCGGCAAGGGCGACTACTACGGCGTCTTTACGCCCTTTTCCAAGGCCTGGCATAAAAACATCCAGCCTGAACAGCTGGCACTGCGTAACACGCCTGAACCTCAGGCGCCGCTGGATATCCCAAGTGATGCCACGCCTGCTCTGCCCGCCATGGATACCCAGCCAGTAGGTGGGCGCCAATGGCCCGCCGGTGAGCAGGCCGCTGCCGATAAGCTTGAGCGGTTTTTACGTTTTCGAGGCCGCTACTATCAATCCCAGCGTGATTTCCCTCATGTGCGCGGTACCAGCGAACTTTCCGCCTACCTTGCGCTGGGGATGATTTCCTGGCGCCAGTGCATGCAGGCCGTGCTGAGTGAAAACGGCAGCCTGGCCGACGGCGATGCCGGCCTTGTTGCTTGGGTAAGCGAGCTGATCTGGCGGGAGTTTTACCAGCATGTTGCTGTTGGCTTTTCTCAGGTATGCCAGCATCAGCCGTTTCAAGCCCATACCCGCCATCTGGCCTGGCGTGACGATGACGACGCCTTTGCCGCCTGGTGCGAAGGGCGCACCGGCTATCCGATTGTCGATGCCGCCATGCGCCAGCTGGTCGCCACTGGCTGGATGCATAATCGCCTGCGCATGATTACCGCCATGTTCCTGAGCAAGCACCTGCTGATCGACTGGCGCCGCGGCGAGGCGTTTTTTCTGCAGCATCTGGTGGACGGCGAGTTCTGCGCCAACAATGGCGGTTGGCAGTGGGCGGCTTCTACCGGCACGGATGCCGCGCCCTATTTCCGCATTTTCAACCCGACCACCCAGTCCAGCCGCTTCGACCCGGAAGGCAACTTTATTGCCCACTGGTTGCCTGAACTGGAACAGTTACCCGCCAAGGCACGCCACTCCCCACCCAGGGATCTATTGACCCAGCTAGATTATCCGGCGCCGATTGTGGACCACAAGATGGCGCGCCAGCGGGCGCTGGATGCGTTCAAGGCCCTGAAAGACTAG
- a CDS encoding MerR family transcriptional regulator, translating into MSNKATHPPDTPLYPIREVSRLTGVNSVTLRAWERRYGLIRPQRTPKGHRLYAQDDITRIERILQWLNRGVPVSQVGDLLDQPETVEPPAPASGDWESQRQQLQGTIESLDMARLDPLYHQSLALYPLSVAINELWQPVIMNLEAQWESKPDALVRRTLEAFLRNQVGIRLHHANQATRGPLILLNSMPDDPGPLWILMVALVASEHGYRVQMLDRNLPLEDLPQAVSRLHASIVLLTSGQSESDHYIHDLLPQAAKGLNVPVGVCGNVAHLRENDFSSGDVHLLGNDLPQAISRLRPLLRESGIL; encoded by the coding sequence ATGAGCAACAAGGCGACCCACCCACCCGACACACCGCTTTACCCTATTCGGGAAGTTTCCCGACTGACAGGTGTGAACTCGGTCACTCTACGCGCTTGGGAGCGCCGCTATGGGCTGATTCGCCCACAGCGCACGCCAAAAGGCCATCGCCTCTACGCGCAGGATGACATCACCCGCATCGAGCGTATTCTGCAATGGCTCAACCGTGGTGTGCCCGTCAGCCAGGTCGGTGACCTTCTCGACCAGCCCGAAACCGTTGAACCCCCAGCACCGGCCAGTGGTGACTGGGAAAGCCAGCGCCAGCAGCTGCAAGGCACCATTGAATCACTTGATATGGCACGGCTAGACCCGCTCTATCATCAGAGCCTGGCACTTTACCCGCTCAGCGTGGCGATCAACGAGCTGTGGCAGCCGGTGATCATGAACCTGGAAGCCCAATGGGAAAGCAAGCCCGATGCGCTGGTACGCCGGACGCTGGAGGCCTTTCTGCGCAATCAGGTCGGGATACGGCTGCACCATGCCAATCAGGCGACCCGAGGGCCACTGATCCTGCTCAACAGCATGCCTGACGACCCGGGGCCGCTATGGATTCTGATGGTGGCACTGGTCGCCAGTGAACACGGTTACCGGGTGCAGATGCTGGATCGCAACCTGCCCCTGGAAGACCTGCCTCAGGCGGTATCACGCCTGCATGCGTCGATTGTGTTACTGACCAGCGGCCAGTCAGAAAGTGACCACTACATTCATGACCTGCTGCCTCAGGCGGCCAAGGGGCTGAATGTACCGGTGGGCGTATGCGGTAACGTGGCCCACCTGCGCGAAAACGACTTTTCCAGCGGCGATGTACACCTGCTGGGTAATGATCTACCTCAAGCCATTTCGCGTCTGCGCCCGTTGTTACGTGAATCCGGCATTCTCTGA